The genomic DNA atatacatatatatatatatacatacatacatacatgtatatatatacacatttccatatatatgtatatatatacacatatatacatatatatgtatatatatacacatatatacatatatatatacatatatatacatatatatatatatatataattatatatgtatatatatacatacatacatacatgtatatatatacacatatacatatatatgtatatatatacacatatatacatatatataatataatatacagtatattatattatatatatataatatatatatatataactacatatatatacagtatattatattatatatatataatatatatatatattactacatttatatattactatatatatatatgtatatatatatacatatatatgtatatatatacatgtatgtatgtatatatatatatatatatatatatacacacacacatatatacatatatatatgtatatatatacatgtatgtatatatatatatacgtatatatatatacacacatatatacatatatatatgtgtatacacacacacacacacacacacacacacacacacacacacacacacacacacacacacacacacacacacacaatgtacagtatttcAAGATAAAACATTGTGTAAGCTTTGCATTATGACAAAgtatattattagttattagtattcaaatttccaccattttctcattacattacatcTTATTGCTCTTATCTTGCATGTTTTTTTGGACAATATTCTGCAGGCCAACCAAAATTGAGCTTTGAGCTGCAAATTATTAGTATCAAAATATCTTTTTCTGGTTGcactgtctttttgttcctttCTTTTTACTGTTTTTCCCCCCACAACATGCTGCGGGCCTTGATTTAAAGTTTCATCTCCATTTTCCAGGAATGACACTGGCGCTCCTCCTGTACATGGGCCACATTCCCAGGATGTTTGCCAAGAACCTGCTGTCCTTTCAGAAGACACGTTCCAAAGTGCCCAAAGGAGGCGCAAAAGAGAAGAAGAAAtgagctttttatttttattttatttgtttgaacACGCTCCCGTTTACATGTAacatgattaataaaaaaatgctACTAAATGGGgagtaacaaaaaaacaacaacaggatGTTTGCGAATTgattttaataaaatattttctaaaaaattTAATGCCTCACCTGAATCAAATTGTTTTGAAAAATTgagaaaaaatgttaaaaaaaatacatatatgtaagttATGGAGGTGTGTTATGTAGTGGAGGTACTTGTACTGGGTTTGGGCGATGTAGACTGATCATCTGATGCCTTTTGTGGCGGATTTTTGTCAGAAACAACTTGACCTATGGAAGGAAAAAAATGATACTGTTAAATTCATATTTCCAAATATTGATATAGCAAAACAATTATTTGTGGATATGCACAAAAACATACAAAGAGCGTACtgaattttccggactataaggcgcacttaaaatccttttttcccctttaaaactcgacagtgcgccttataacccggtgcgcctaatgtacggaataattctggttttgcttaccgaccttgaagctattttatttggtacatggtgtaatgataagtgtgaccagtagatggcagtcaaacataagagatagtgtagactgcactatgatggcattagactcaagtaaacaccaacattttatatgttcaattgaaaatatagaacattacacacggcgctcaaaaatctatcaaaatgttttagtacgactttggtaagctatgaagccgcaccgcttgatgtgcttcaacataggagtattattatggtgtgtgtataaggtaagacatattatctggcatttgtttggcaatattatgcaaaagcaacttttctcaccctctggtacctgttgatctgtatttagggatctgcataaatccggaAAATTTGCGgcagtctgcctttgtagtctgtgcggacaccatagtcgataagcttcttctttttctctatcttcttgttatgtgacattcatcctccgctgttgccatttctaatataaagtagtgtaaagttcttactttacACTACTTGTTCGGGAGGGTGAAAAGCTGAAGacaagaccttcaaatcctgatctaagcccattgaatgcagccagggactggcagatgcgagtcgacttagatcagaggctaattttccccccggcgatcgcaacgaccaccctgcgtccagacctcgtcctatggtctgaaacctgccatattgtctatatcattggactgacagttccgtgggaggatgccatcgaagaagcgtatgaacgcaagaagctgcagtactccaaccttgcagctgaggcacaggacagaggctggagggtaagggtgcgcccagtggaggtgggctgtaggggctttgtagctagcacaacagcaaagctccttagggaggttggagtcagggggcaggctcacagacaggccattaaagagctggccaacacagcagagaggacgagccattggttgtggttgaggaggagtgacaccagctgggctgctaaggctaacacctaatgggacacacacacccagggatttgatcaccctggggtgggcccttcctcggcagagggtgtcttgtggtaagccgggccgaaacaccccgtgacgctggggcacacaactgaagatgtgtcccaatggtggaaaagcctcccagcagtgtcacctagcctcacttaggtatgcggtcaggtgcaagcctggctcagggaggaggacacccctgccatgcagagtccccagggattgtaccaactagtcctttcaacaaattatgtcagtaaactcgccatgaaagcgctaaaacataccggtgtagtgagtttacattattcacccaaggaacttcagttagTAGAGGgttctggtcggacgttttttcacgggacacatttcctgtgttgttgtttccggacgaggacatgctgctccgttattgaaggaagtaaagtctgaatgtcattaaaactgttagctccatcttttgacacttcttccactcccgtccttgcacgctacaccgctacaagaaagatgacggggagaagattctatcgaaggtgagccacataaataagacctgaagcgactgtcagaaagcggcttgaagatgatctgtaaaacatcatctatgcaacattttgaccaaagaaccaccattacatgttatgtagaccacaaggaaatcttttacattcattaaaaaaaaaaaaaaaaaaaaaaaaaaaagactcctttaatgccccctataatccgatgcgccttatatatgaaaaaagataaaaaatagaccattcatcggcactgcgccttataattcagtgcgccctatggtctggaaaatacagtaattagggcccgagcagcaaaagcaaataaaatattaaattgtatttaatgttattcTCCCACTTTCATCGCATTTTTACGGCAATTAACATGTGAAAACTCCCCAACTGGCAAAAATTGTGATATTTTATACATGAAAATTCAGAGTTAACCCTTGAAAATGAGGAAAAAAATTACCCCGTGCCACCAGATTCACCTGTTGTCACGTACATCCCTGGAGACGTCTATAAtgatgacgtccacagtttccaaaaacaatttgaaatgtggactcgtcagaccacagaacacttttccactttgcatcagtccatcttagatgagctcgcgcccagcgaaaccggcggcgtttctgggtgttgttgataaatggcttccgctttgcataatacagttttaacttgcacttacagatgtagcgaccaactgtagttactgacagtggttttctgaagtgttcctgagcccatgtggtgatatcctttacacactgatgtcgctttttgatgcagtaccgtctgacGGATCGAAGGtcccgggcattcaatgttggttttcggccttgccgctaacgtgcagtgatttctccagattctctgaaccttttgatgatattacggaccgtagatggtgaaatcccgaaattccttgcaatggctcgttgagaaatgttgttcttaaactgtttgacaatttgctcacgcatttgttcacaaagtggtgaccctcgccccatccttgtttgtgaataactgagcatttcatggaagctgcttttatacccaatcatggcacccacctgttcccaattagcctgttcacccgtgggatgttccaaataagtgtttgatgagcattcctcaactttctcagtcttttttgccacttgtgccagcttttttgaaacacgttgcaggcatcaaattccaaatgagctaataattgcaaaaaataacaaagtttctcagttggaacattaaataccttgtctttgcagtctattcaattgaatacaagttgaaaaggatttgtaaatcattgtattttgtttttattaacacaacgtgccaacttcactggttttgggttttgtacagtgctgggtgatgataaattgaacggGGGTGTTTGCTGCCTTAATTACCTGATTGTTGTTGATGCTCGAGCTGAGCTTCTGGTCGGTCCACCCATAAGCAATGGTCGGGGTTGTTCAGTAGCGACTTGGTGTGCTTACAGCTGAGACACTGCAGCACAGTGCGGCGAGACTTGCCTTTTTTTCCTAACATGAAAGAGAGGCAGTGACTCTGACAGAACTGAGTACATTTATCAAATATGGCTTACTTCGTTGTCTCACTGTTGCTGTTACACCCGGGATGAGCAAAGAGCAACACTTCCTGCACAATGTTCTTTTCACTGATGGGTCCCTGTGAAAAAAAAGGCTTGGTTTTATTAAAGTGATTCATTTCAGTACAATATCTGTTTTTATTGGGAGAATAATGCTCCATTTTTGTAAggttatacagtggaacctcaattgaCAAAACCCCTCTATTTGTCAAAtttgtaaaaatgcccctgtgccaaatttTTTGCAAAGTGCtgctgccattgaattctaagttaatgattatttgcataaaaattatttagtttctcagtttgaacattaaatatcttgtctttgcagtccattcaattgaatataagttgaaaaggattagcaaatcattgtattctgtttttatttaccatttacacaacgtgccgacttcactggttttgggttttgtacacttccgtgaaggcaccattaatacaggttttggagcaacacatgttgccatccaagcagcgtctttttcatggacgcccctgcttatttcagcaagacaatgccaagccacgtgttacaacagtgtggcttcatagtaaaagtgtgcaggtactagactggcctgcctgtagtccagacctgtctcccattgaaaatttgtggcgctttatgaagcctaaaataccacaacggagacttttgaacaactcaagctgtacatcaagcaagaatgggaaagaattccacatgaaaagcttcaaaaattggtctcctcagttcccaaatgtttactgagtgttgttaaaaggaaaggccatgtaacacagtggtaaacatgccccagtgccaacttttttgcaatgtgttgctgccattaaattctaagttaatgattatttgcaaaaaaacaacttacgtttctcagttggaactagggctgcaacaactaatcgattaaaacgattaaaatcaaatataaaaatagttggcaattaatttagtcatcgattcgttggatctatgctatgcgcatgcgcagagggtactttttgtctttttttaattttttgtaaacctttatttataaactgcaacatttacaaacagctgagaaacaataatcaaaataagtatggtgccagtatgctgttttttcccccaataaaatactgggaaggatagaaatgtagtttgtctcttttatccgattattaatcgattaatcgaataaataatagacagattaatcgattatcaaattagttgttagttgcagccctagttggaacattaaatatcttgtctttgcagtctattcaatgaaatataagttgaaaaggattggcaaataattgtattctttttttaattaccatttacacaatgtgccaacttcactggttttggacacacacacacacacacattatatataatatatatatatatatatatatatatatatatatatatatatatatatatatatatatatatatatatatatatatatatatatatatacatacatacatacatacacataaagtccctattttagtcaaATAATTACTAAaatagaaccaattattcatgcttACATGGGTTCTTATTGGGACctatgcttcactatacaaactttttgattcagGCACCATGGTGaaaaaccaattaagtttgtaaatcaaggtacAACTGTACTACACAtttgaaatgtgttttgttgGTCAAAGTTGAGCTTTAACTTTGTAAAAGACACACATTTTTAACAAAATTACATGACATTGGGCTGGTTTTCCTAATGTCGTGTCCAGACAGAacagctaaaccaggggtgtctaaACGTTTCCCACCAAGAGCCACATACTTTTCGTAAATCGTAATGTtgttaaaaaatgcaaaaaacataaatcatatatgtatatttaaaaacaaaatgtgtTGTGGACAAATAAGGGAATTATTATGtgaatcaacatttcagcttttccaTAACATTACACCTTTTTACCCttctttcttacatttttactgctgTTTTTTTGTCGATTTTATTTCGACTATATGTTACGGGCCAAAAAAAAACTCAATAGGAAGGCCGCAAATGTCTCcctggccacactttggacatcacTAAACCAAAGTCATGCCTTGGAGGAAGTGACGTCATACGCCTTgaagcttttcaaaataaaaccaaccCCAATTTACAATTTTGGCTTTATCTCGTGCCAACTTACTGCCGTAGTACGAGGCGTCTTGCAACGGTGCGCTGAGTGAAACAGTAGAAACGGGCCAACTCGACGTTCTCCGGGTTTTGAGAGAGGACACAATGAGCAGCCTGGCAAAGTAAAATAACATGGACACGCGTTAGCAAAGCGGCTGCTAGCATAGCCTGCTAACCGGTTGTCTAAAACGTGTTTAAGCTTACCTGGTAGAGGTAATTAAGTCTGAGATATGCTTCTTTGTCTTTAAAAGGCTTGGCCATTATGCGTAAATAGACACATTTAGTTTAAATCGGTGTTTGAGCCTCGTTTCGTCGTGTCGTCGGCGTTTTTCAACAACTTCCGGTCCGTGGCATCCGggtatttgttttacttttagaGTAAAGGTTTTTTAACAACTTCCGGTCTGTGACATCCGggtatttgttttacttttacaaTAAAGGTTTTTCAACAACTTCCGGTCCgtgacaataaaatgtaagtattttttactttaaagaaaaaatgcacaaataaaacaataaaatatcatCAAGTACGGCTGTTTCTAATTTATATGATATAGTGATGAGGTTTAATTATTTGAACAACATTGCTGGTCAACCAATAGtcatcactcacacacacattataaACATACCTCAGAAtacaagtttcactttttattatcaacaataaagAGGAAAATATAAACCCTGTCAATCTAAACTTAAATTTGCCTGTAAGGTGCACCTCTTATATATAGGGTCTAAATGTGGCACAGTAGGTCTGTCAGGTgtggaaataaaatttaaaaaaagtcattGACACAATCTTGATTGTGATCCACTGAAatggttctttaaaaaaaagcagtccggtgaaatgttcattaaaaagtGATAAGGGGGACACCTGTATGAAATTCAAGTATCAAAATAGCTAAGACACTGACAACGCTGAGAAGGTAAAATGACACAAAAAAAGGTAGTAAAAATCATAGGTTGACAAATCAACAATACattaggcaacattttttttttttttgcgttttttttaaGGCAGCTGATTAAACAATAACAATTAAAACAAAACTAGAACGAGGCATCTTCTTCATTGCAAGTTGAATACAAGGCCGGTCCTGTCGTGTCACCGAGAGATGCCCGACTGAGAGGAAGCACTTTGTCTCGTCGGAGAAGGTCGGAGTTCGTCTGGATCAGCGATGGTGGGTGTTGTAGGGGCGGAGGGGTCATGCTCTTCATTTTTGGTCTTCTTCACAGTGAGGTTTTGTCTTGGCTTTTTTTGTCGTTTTTAAGGCTGCTCGGCCTATTTCTGGCACTA from Entelurus aequoreus isolate RoL-2023_Sb linkage group LG27, RoL_Eaeq_v1.1, whole genome shotgun sequence includes the following:
- the rpp21 gene encoding ribonuclease P protein subunit p21; the protein is MAKPFKDKEAYLRLNYLYQAAHCVLSQNPENVELARFYCFTQRTVARRLVLRQDPSVKRTLCRKCCSLLIPGVTATVRQRRKKGKSRRTVLQCLSCKHTKSLLNNPDHCLWVDRPEAQLEHQQQSGQVVSDKNPPQKASDDQSTSPKPSTSTSTT